Part of the Corynebacterium caspium DSM 44850 genome, CTCCCCTAATTTAGCGATAACCACCCGCTGCAAAATTTCTTCTACCCCGGTGGAATCAAATCGCTGCAGGGCTTTTGCCCCCAAACTTCCCACCTCTTGGGATACTTTCTCCGCATTTTCCGGAGTGCTTAGCCAGCTTCCTAATTGGCGCGGAATTTCAGCTTGGGCAATTTTGGCGGTAATCAGCTCCGCATTTAAAAAATTATCTCCCACAAAATCTGATAATGCCGCCCCCAACTGGTCTTTTTTGCGCGGTATTAAAGCAGTGTGCGGAATCGGAATTCCCATAGGATGTTTAAATAGTGCGGTTACGGCAAACCAGTCCGCTAAACCGCCAACCATGCCAGCTTCTGCCCCCGCGCGCACATACCCTAACCAGCGCGGCACGGTACTTCCGGGGATGCCTTCAAGATGATGTTCCCACCAAGTGCAGGCCAAAAAGGTTATTGCAGCAAATACCAGGAGCGCGGTGACCAGGATTTTATGGTTGCGCAGGCTCCGACGCCGAGAGTCCGCATCCGCTGGTGCGGGAGGTGCTGATAGTGCAGGTGATACTGACGGTTCGGGGGTGCCTGGTGCGGGTTGGAGTGCGTGTCTGGGCATGGGGGCCATTCTAGAAGTTTCGCAGGATTGCGGCGATGGTGCCGGTGCCGGCGGCGCGAGACGTGCGGCGAGTCGTGCGGCGGACGTGCGCGGGCGGGCGCGGGCGGGCGCCACCAGCAGCATGGCCAGCAGCGCGCGCTGCGAATGCGCAAACCCGCCACCACAAGATTGCTGTGGTGGCGGGTGGGCGGTTATGAAAATTTGGGGGTATTCCTTAGTTGAATCCAGTTGCGGCTAAGGGCGCTCAACATTGCCTTGCTGGATTTGAACTAGTTTACGCGCCCGGTTTCGCGCACGTATGCGTGATAATCTCGGCGGCCAGATTTGATCAAAATGGTGCCGACTACTACTAGCAGGAGGGCGCTAATAATTCCTCCGGCAAGGAATGGCATTGCGGTGTGATTTGCTAGCCCAGTATTGCCATAGGCTGCAATTGCGCCACCCCATATAGCAATTCCTGCAGGACAAAGCGCTGCGAGTACAAGTCCCATTCCAAGCCAAGTGCGCACTTTATTCAAAGAAGAATGTGGTGCGCTATAGCTCACGGGATCGTAACCGGCGATGTAATGCATTCCGCTTGCGCGGTAGGCTGGGAAATATTCCGCAGCTTGATTCGCCATAACCATCTGGCTATTCATTTCCGTGCCATGCCTTTCTCAAGGTGTTGAGCTTTTATTAAGCATTTTAATACTGATGGAGACTGTAGTTTTAATTTGCTTTATTTAACAGGGCCGCGCGGGCACGTTCTCTGGTTACTGCAGCTACTGCGCTTAGCGGAATGCCTGCGGGGCATACATCGGCGCATTCACCGTATAGGGAACAGTGTCCGAAGTTGGTTTCCATTTCATCAACCATCTTGCGGGCACGTTTGCCGCGCTCCTCTTTGCCTAGTGGCAATAAGGACAGGTGGGTTAGTTTGGCACCGGTAAAGAGGTGTGCTGCGCCATTGGGGCAAGCAGCTACGCAAGCTCCGCAGCCGATGCAGGCGGCGTGATCTAGGGAAAGCTCAGCGGTTTCGTGGTTTAGGTGCAGGGTGTCTGCATCGGGAGCGGTGCCGGCTTCGACGGAAATATAGCCGCCTTGTTGCAGCACGCGATCCAGCGCCGAGCGATCTACCACCATGTCCTTGATAACTGGATATGCGGCGGAGCGGAAAGGCTCTATGCGCAGCGTATCGCCATCTTTATAGTTAACTAGGCGCTGTTCACAGGCTGGGGCATTTTTGCCGGCACCGTGTGGGCGTCCGTTAACCATAAGTCCACAAGTGCCACAGATTCCTTCACGACAATCTGAGGCGAAAGCAAAGGGTTCTTTGCCTTCTTCGATGATCTTGGTATTTATGTGATCGAGGAGTTCGAGGATGGACATCTGCTTGACAGCGTCATTTACCTCGACGGTCTCGAAAGCACCTTCCTGGGTCGGTCCGGCCTGACGCCAGATCTCAAGATGAAGCTTCATTACTTGTAGTTCCTTGTCTGGAGCGGGATCGATTCGAAGTACAGCGGCTCTGCGTGGCGGATGAATTTGCCATCGCCGGCGTCTTCCCAGGCAGAGATGAAGCACCAGTTGGCGTCATCGCGCTCAGCTTCGCCTTCTTCAGAGAGGTGATCCAGGCGGTAGTGCGCGCCACAGGATTCATCGCGATCCAGGGCATCTACGCACATGAGTTCAGCGAGTTCCATGTAGTCCTGAATGCGCAGGGCACGTTCTAGAACTTGGTTCATTTCCTTATCACTGCCCGGAATGCGCACATTTTCTTCGAATTCTGCTCGCAGTTCGCGAATTTTTTCGATGCCTTCGCGCATGAGGTCTTCTTCGCGGGCCACTCCGCAGTGCTTATACAGCAGATCGCCGAGTTTAATGTGGTAATAATCTGGGCCGTGCGGATCGCTACCGTGGGTATTCATCAGCTTATCGATGCGGGTGCGTGAGCGATCCATGGCTTCAGCTACTGCTGAATCATCAAGGGGTAGCACGGGCTCGTTGAGGTGCCGGGCCAGGTAGTTTGGCACGGTGAAGGGCAGGGTGAACCAGCCGTCTACAGAGGCTGAGAGCAGCGAGTTTGCTCCGAGGCGATTTGCCCCGTGGTAGGTCCAGGAGCATTCCCCGGCAGCGAAGAGGCCTTCTACTGAGGTCATTTCGTTGAAGTCGGTCCACAGGCCACCCATCGTGAAGTGCACTGTGGGCGCAATCCGCATGGGGGTTTTGTGGGGATCTTCCCCGATGGCTGCTTGGTACATGCGGAAGAGGTTGGAGTAACGCTCATCGATGGCTTTAACACCTAGACGCTCGAAAGCATCGCGGAAGTCTAGATAAGCCGAGTTGTGTAGCGGACCTATTCCGTAGCCGGCGTTGATTTGCTGGGAGATAGCTCTCGAGGCGACGTCGCGCGGAACCAAGTTACCAAAGGCTGGGTAGCGACGCTCTAGGAAATAATCGCGCTCATCTTCAGGGATTGAGAGGGGATCGCGATCATCGCCCTTTTTCTTGGGGGTCCAGATGCGGCCGTCGTTACGCAGGGATTCTGACATCAAAATGGTTTTTGATTGCCAGTCGGCGTTAATTGGAAGGCCGGTGGGGTGGAACTGGATGAAGGAGGGGCTAGCCATATAGGCCCCTGATTGATAGGCGCGCACCATGGCTGAAGCATTGGAGTTAATAGCCAAGGTGGTCATGCCATAAACATTGCCGTAGCCGCCGGTACAGAGCACAACGGCGTGTCCGGTGAAGGCTTGGAGTTCCCCATTTATGAGGTTGCGGGTAACGATGCCACGTACTCGCTTTTTGCCGTCTTCTTCGGTAATGACGAAATCTTGCAGATCATTATGGGTAAAGATTTCTACTGAGCCCAGATGGATTTGGCGTTGTAGAGCTGCGGCAGCGGCGAGCTGTAGCTGCTGGCCGGTCTGTCCGCGGGTGTAGTAGGTGCGCGAAACCTGTACGCCGCCAAAGGAACGGGTGGCTAGAGTGCCGCCGTATTCGCGGGCAAAAGGGGCTCCGATGGCATTCATGTGGTCAATTACGCGTACTGATTCATAGGCTAGACGCCAGCAATCAGATTCGCGGCCGCGGTAATCGCCACCTTTAACGGTGTCTTTTACGTGGCGGTAGGCGGAGTCATTATCTACTTTTTTGCCGCGGGCGGAGTTTACGCCACCTTGGGCAGCAATGGAGTGAGCCCGGCGCGGGGCATCGTGGTAGGTAAATACTTTGACGTTATAGCCGAGTTCCCCAAGTGCTGCGGCGGCGGCACCACCGGAGAGGCCGGTGCCAACGATTAGAACTTCGAATTTGCGGCGGTTTAGTGGGGATACTAATTCCATGTGGTCTTTTTGGTATTGCCACATATCTTTAGTGGGCACGCCTTTGGGTTCGTTAGAATCCAAGACTTTGCCAATGCTTACCCCTGGTGCGACTGTTGCCGGGGCAACGAAATCCGGACGAGAAACGGTATCAGTGTGAGTGCTCATGTTTTAACCTTCTAACCCCTTAGCTCAGCCAACCGAGGGCGATCGACAACGGCATGATGATGTTGCCCACCAGCACTATGGCGGGAAGCGCATAGGCGATGGCGGTAATAGCTGCGCGGGTGCGGTGACCGGTAATACCTAGATCAGAGCAGGCCAGCACGATGCCGTGTGTGAGGTGGAGGAACATGGCAAGCATTGCCACCATGTACCAGATGGTTACGGGCCAGCGACTGAAAGTGGCGAGCATATTATTATAAATTTCGCCATGGGCAAATGTTTCTGGTGCTGCTGGCTGTACTCCCATGGTGAGGTCCAAGATATGGAAGATAATAAATGCTAGGAGCACCAGTCCGGTTACCAGCATGGTGCGGGTAGCAAAGGAATTTAGGCCGCCCATAAGGTCTGTGCGCCGGAATTTACCCCGGAAGTTGCGGGAGCGCCCGTGCAGGGCGAAGGCTCCGTAAATATGGAAAATGAGGGCGGCTAGCAGAATTATCCTGAGGAACCACAAGATGGATTCTTCTGGGAAGAGGGGGGTTCCTAGTTCGCGGAGGAAGTGGCCATATTCATCAATGGCTGGGGTGTCTCCGTGGTCTGGGAGATAAATCTTTAAATTGCCCACCATGTGGGCTACTAAAAAGCCGCCGAACATTAAGCCGGTTATGGCCATCCCTAATTTGATGGCCCAAGCGGGCATTCCGCGCTGGGGGCGGATCGGTTCTTCGGTGATTTTGCCGTGTCGAATGGCTTCACGGTCAGGATTTCTAACAGTCATGGCACCTCCAATATCTAGCTACCAGCCTAGGGGCCAGTTGGAGGTTTTACAGACTTCCCAAAGCCTAAGGTCGACAATCGGCAAAAAGTACGACTGACCTGCTGAAAATTAGAAAGGTAAGGGTTACCTAGTAGGGCGTAATTAAGCCTTAGGGAATCCTGGGAAAATATCTAATAACCTGCAAATACCTAATAAGTGTTCTAGCTCACACCCAAACTGATTATTAATCTAAGTATCTATATTGACTATGTGACCCATATTTGCGATAACCCCTTTTCGGGGTATCCCATCGGCGAGGTTTCTGGCAATTGGTACAAAAATCCCAGGAATCCCTGCTTGCCTTCGCAACTAGTCAGGTATTCCTGGGAAGTGAAATATAGCGCCAGATCTAAAGCCCTAAATTATCAGGCTTAGAAGTTAATCATATGACCCATGGTGCCTTCAGCAGCTTCCTTAATAGCCTCAGACATCGTGGGGTGAATATGGACATTTCGTCCAATCTCTTCTGCCGTGAGATCAAAACGCTGAGCCAAGGTCAGTTCAGCTAGCATTTCAGAAACATTGGCACCTACCAGGTGGGCCCCAATTAGCTCCCCGTATTCAGCATCCACAATCACCTTGGCAAAACCTTGCGGTTCGCCCATGCCTACAGCCTTGCCATTAGCACTGAAGGGGAATACTGCGGTTTTGATTTCCCGGCCAGCAAATTTCTCCTTCGCTGCAGCTTCGGTATAACCAAAAGAAGCTACCTGCGGATTACAGAAGGTGGCGCGCGGCATCATCATATAATCGCCAAGTTCTAGGGTTTCAGCTCCTGCAATGGTTTCTGCAGCTACTACACCTTGTGCTTCAGCTACGTGGGCTAGCTGCAGTTTGGCGGTGACATCGCCAATGGCATAAATATGCTCCACATTGGTTCGCATGCGCTCATCAATAGCAATGGCACCACGATCAGTGAGCTTTACCCCGGTGTTCTCTAGGCCAAAGCCTTCGACTCGTGGAGCGAAACCAACTGAGACCAGCACGCGATCCACCGTCAAGGTTTCCCGCTTGCTGCCATCTTTGGATTCAATATCTACCTCTACTGCGTGGCCAAGATCGCGCACGGCAGTGGTCTTGGTAGCTGTCATCAGCTTTACGCCAAGCTTCTTATAGGCTTTGGCGATTTCTTTGGATACTTCAGGCTCTTCATTGGGAAGCACCCGATCCATGAACTCGACGAGGGTGAGCTCTACTCCGTAGTTAGCCAGGACATAAGCAAATTCCATCCCGATTGCCCCGCCACCGACAATAACCATGGAGCGAGGGGCTTCAGGATTTAGGATCTGCTCTTCATAGGAGACCACATTTTTGGAGAATTCTACTCCTGGCAGGGTACGAACTACCGAGCCAGTGGCAATAATGACATCATCGAAAGTGATGGTTTTACCAGCATCTTCGCCTTCGGTGATGGTAATCGAGTGCGCATCTACAAAAGAACCAAGACCATTGATTTCGGTGATCTTATTCTTCTTCATTAAGTAGTGGACACCCTTGACGATGCCAGAAGATACCTTGCGCGAACGCGCGTGGGCAGCCCCGAAATCAAATTTAGCGTCACCAGAAATACCGAATAAAGAGGCTTCTTTATTGAAGATATAGGCAAGCTCAGCATTTTTAAGCAAAGCCTTAGAAGGAATACAGCCTACGTTGAGGCAAACGCCTCCCCAGTATTGCTTCTCAACGACTGCAACTTTTTTACCTAGCTGTGCTGCACGAATGGCGGCGACGTACCCACCGGGGCCCGCGCCGAGGACTACGACATCAAAATGATTATTCACGAGGTCAACAATACGGGCATACCCAGAGTTTTGCTGATTTTCTCACCCCGGCCCCAAGTATGGGGTTAAACAAAGGCAGATACTATTTATGAAATCCAATGTTTAAAGCCGACTGGAATACCGGCTTATGGGGGTGAGATTTAGCCGAAAATCTAGACCTTTAGAGCAAACCTAAACCTAAGGAAATCTGCGAAGATAACGAAGAGCCGGCATGTAAAAATCCGCCGAGGAATTCGTTGATAGTAACTACGATTCTTTCAATAAAATTCATGGGTGTTGTGGCCTTTCCACGGTGAGGCGGCAAATGATGGTTCTTAATGCTACATCGCATGTCCGCCGGCTTCTGTAACATCACCCCAGAACCTGCCCACAAACCTGGAGAAGCACCCATCTTGATGAATTCCGCTAAAGCCTTGCGCCATTGCATCGCCACCTTGGGCGCATTTGCCACCGTAGCTGTACTTAGTTGCGCTTTACCGACACCGCCTGCCAGTGCTGCGGCGCACCCTGCTGCGCACCCGGCTGCACTCCCGGCCGCACACCCGGCTCCGGCCGCGGCTGCAGCAGTCGCCCCAGCCACCGCAGAGCCTCCTGCCTGGCAAAAGTTAGTCGCAGCGCATCCTCAGGCAGAAGTGGTACACGTTTTTTCGCAAGCGATGCACCGGCCCATTCCGGTGGCACTTCTTAAAGCGGCACCCGGCGCGCCCACCCTTTATGTCCTAAACGGGGCTGATGGGGGTCAAGGGCAGGCCAACTGGATAGATCAGACCGATATTTTAGATTTTTATGCCAATAAGGGCCTTAATGTGGTCATCGTAATGGCTGGGCAGCATTCTTATTATGCGGATTGGGAGCAACCTTCGGAGGTATTGGGTGGGCCGCAGAAATGGGAGACTTTTTTGACCGCCGAATTGCCGGGGGTAATTGAGAAGCAGGCGCAGGCCGGGCCTAAGCGGGCAATTTTAGGGATGTCAATGTCTGCTACTTCGGCTTTAGTTTTAGCTGAGCAGCATCCGGGGTTATACCAGGCTGTGGCCTCTTTTTCGGGTTGTGCTGCAACTACTTCGCCCGAAGGAATTGCGGCGGTAATGCTTACTACTGGTGCCGGAAAAGCTGATGCCGTGCAGATGTGGGGCCAACCAGGTTCAGCGCAGTGGTGGCGACACGATGCGGTGCATAATGCGGAAAAATTACGAGGTATTCCCTTATATATTTCCTCTGGTTCAGGCTTAGCGGGGGAAAATGATCTACTTGGTGGGCCTTATTTGCGGAATTTCCCATTAGCCAAAGCTTTAGGTTTTGCCATCAATACCACTACTGCGGGAGGAGCTATTGAGGCCGTAACTAATAAGTGCACCCATGATCTAGCTGCTAAACTGGGCCGTCTAGATATTCCGGCGGAATTCAATTTCCGTGCAGCGGGCACCCATTCGTGGGGATATTGGCAGGATGACCTGCGTAAATCATGGCCCATTATTGCTGGAGGCCTCGGCTTGCAGTAGGTGTACGGGAATTAAAGACGGCTGGAAGATGTTAAAAATCAGCCAATATTCCCGATACACTCTTATAAGACAGTAAATCGCTTGAGGCAAAGGACTCTGACACTGATGAAGATTTCCCATCGTTTAGCCGCAAGTATTGCGGCATTGGGGCTTATGACAGGTGCTCTAGGCGCCCCCGCCTTAGCTAATGCAGCAACACTTTCAACTGCTGATGTAGCCAAAGACACTAAATCGGCCATCATCAAAGATGTTTACCCAAAGTACAAAGAAAATGACCCGATGTGGCGAGCAATGCTACAACGGAGTGCTACTGAAGGTGCTCGTGGCTATGCGGATAAACCCCTGATTAAGGAAATCACGGTTCATTCTCCAGCAATGGATCGCGATATCCCGGTGGTCATCAAGAAGTCAAAAACTGAAAACGCCCCTACTTATTACTTGCTAAATGGGGCCGGTGGCGGCGAACAAACCGCAACTGACTGGATTTCTCAGACCAATGTCTTGGATTATTTCTATGACAAAGACGTAAACCTGGTAATTCCGATGGCCGGAAAATTTTCCTACTATATTGACTGGGCTAATCAAGAGCCGATTCCAGGCCTTGGCGGCGCAGGCGATACCGCCGGCAAGAAGCAATTATGGGAAACCTTCCTCACCAAGGAACTCCCTGGCCCCCTAGAGACCATGCTTAAAGCCAATGGTAAGCGCGCTATTTCCGGGATGTCTATGTCGGCTACCTCTTCCCTGCTACTAGCTCAGCACAACCAAGGTTTTTATGATGCTGTCGGCTCATTTTCTGGCTGTGCCTCTACTTCGAAGCCTTTGCCTTATCAATTTGCCAAGCTCACCATGAATAATGGTTCCGGTGCTAAAGCTACGGTACAAGATGTATTCGGCCCCCAGGGCAGCACCCATAATGTGTATAACGATGCCCTCATCAATGCAGAGAAACTGCGCGATGCTCGCCTATATATCTCAAATGGTTCTGGTTTAGCTCGGGAAACTGATACTGCAGGTTATCGTCGGGCCCATGGTGCTCCAGATATGATTGCTACTGCAGGTTCGGCAGAAACCGTAGTTGTAGGTGGCGTTATTGAAGCTGCCACTAATGCTTGCACCCATGATCTCAAAGCCAAGCTTGATGCCTCTGGTATTCCAGCTGACTATATGTTCCATAATGCGGGCACACACTCTTGGCCTTCTTGGGCAGAAGACGTAACCATTTCTTGGGAGCGCACCATCGGGCCAGCTTTGGGAGTAGAAAAACCACAACAGTAACTAACTATCTGGCATAGACTAGCCGGCATGAGCAATAGCCCGCGCCCGCAGATCACAGCCAGTGAATTAGAAGAAATTGATAACCCCGCAGCGCTTGCTTGGGCTGCGCAATGGTCGCAAGCAACTGAAGAGTTGCTAGAGACCTCAGAGTATGGAACTTATCGCCGGGACCTGCGCGAAAAGCTAAATCGCATCCTTGATGCTGATGATCGCCTCGCGTTTGTGTCCCGGCGTGGTGCTTGGTTATACAATTTTTGGCGCGATGCGACGCATCCTCGCGGACTCTGGCGGCGCACAGATCCCACCAGTTATCTCAGTGGCAACCCGGCTTGGGAAATATTGCTAGATATTGATGAACTTGCCGCTACTGAGGATGAAAACTGGGTTTGGAAAGGTGCCACCGTTTTAAGTGGGGGAAATGATGCCACCAAGGAAGAACGCCACGCCCTAATCAAGCTTTCGCGCGGGGGTGCTGATGCCGTAGTGGTGCGCGAATTTGATCTAAAAACCCGGAGTTTTCAACCCGCCGGTTTCCATATTCCTGCCGCTAAAACCCAGGTCAGCTGGCTAAATGAAGATTTAGTGATTATTGGTACTGATACCGGCCCTGAATCTCTTACTAGCTCTGGTTATCCGCGGGAGGCGCGCTTATGGCGGCGGGGAACTCCGCTGGCTATGGCTCCGGTAATTTTAACGGGGGAAATCTCTGATGTGGCTGCCAGTGTGCACGTCGATGACCACTTAGTTCCGCCGCGCTTAATAGCCACCCGAGCTTTAGATTTTTATAACCGCAAAACTTGGGTAGCCACTTTTTCTGAGGATGAAAATATTGCTTGGCAACTACTAGATATACCTACAGATTGCCAAAGCTTATTAGCTGGTAGATGGCTATTTTTATGCCCACGTACCCCATATTTGGATATTCCGGCAGGAGCTTTAGCAGCTATTGCCTTAGATGATTTCTTAAAGGGCGAGCGCGAAACCCGTCGTATCTATACCCCTGAGCCCCAAGCTTCTTTGCAAAATATTAGTTTTACCCAAAATGCGCTGGTGCTTAGTGAATTACATAATGTGGCAACCAGGCTGTGGGTAGCGCCTCTGAATTTGCCGTGGGAGCTGCGTGAACTTCCCATCCCGGCTTTTATTACGGCCACGGTAATTAGCACTTCCCCGCGCGATAATGATGAGCTGTGGTTGCACACTTCCTCATTTATTGAACCGGCTTCGCTCTATCGTTTTGCCGATGTTTTAGCAGAAACACAGACTCCGCAGCTGGTAGGCCAAGCGCCCCATAATTTTGATGCCACTGGTTTAGAAACTCGGCAACATTGGGCGATTTCTGCCGATGGCACCAAAATTCCGTATTTCATTACGGGAAAAAACCTGGACTCCCCTACCCCTACATTGGTGGGCGGTTATGGCGGTTTTGAGGTCTCATTGCTGCCTGGGTATTCCGGGGTGCGCGGGGTGGCTTGGTTGGAGCAGGGCTATAATTTTGTGCAGCCCGCTTTACGGGGCGGGGGCGAGTTTGGGCCGCAGTGGCACTCCCAGGCGGTAAAGGAGAATCGGGAAAAGGTTTTTGCTGACCACCAAGCGGTGTTGGAGGATTTGGTGCAGCGTGGTTATGCCCGGCCAGCACAGCTTGCCATCCGGGGCGGTTCTAATGGTGGGTTGCTTACAGCTACAGCTTTGACCCGGTATCCAGAAGCTTTTGGGGCGGCGGTGATTCAGGTGCCCTTAACCGATATGTTGCGCTATAACCAATGGTCAGCGGGGGCTTCTTGGATGGCTGAATATGGGGATCCAGCTGATCCCGTACAGCTTAAAGTGTTGAAACGTTATTCGCCTTTGCATAATGTGGCGCAGGTAGTGGCGCGAAAATATCCTCCGGCTTTGGTTACTACTTCTACTCGCGATGATCGGGTGCATCCAGCACATGCGCGGCTATTTGCCCAAGCTTTGGCAAGTGCTGGGCAGCAGGTGGATTATTTTGAAAATATTGAAGGTGGGCATGCTGGGGCCGCCGATAATGCCCAGGTGGCGCAGGTGGAATCTTTGGTATTTAGCTGGCTGGCGCGGGCTTTGCAGTTAGAGTCTGCCCGCTGATGCGATCCTTATCTTTTGCCACTATTTTTGCTGCTGCCAGTGGTTTTATGGTGCTGTGGGCAGCTGGACGCGCTTTGAGTGTGGCCGATTTTGCTGATTTTCAAGCCTATTGGGGTTTATTTTTTGCCGCCACCGGCTTTATCGATGGCCTCATGTTAGAAACTACGCGCGGCGTAGCCGGGGCGCGCGAAAGTAACCAACGAGGTACGGCTCGTCCGTGGCGGGTAGCTGCAGTTTTCGGGCTATTAATGACGGTATTAGTAGCGGCTAGCTTCTTTTTATGGATGCCACTACTAGTACCGGCACATAGTAGCTATTTAGCAACAGTGTTGCTGGTAGGAGGGCTATTTTCCTATATTTTTCAAGCGGTACTTTCAGGTATTTTATCCGGTACTACAGCTTGGTCGCGCTATGCGGCATTGGTTGCCCTAGATTCTGGTTTACGCCTGGTGGCCGCATTTTTAGCGTGGTTTTGCGGCTGGGGGCTGGAAGTATTTTTGGTTATTACGGTAATTGGCACCATCAGTTGGCTGGTGGTGGCGGTGCTCGATCCGCAGGCACGTACTCGGCTTCGTACTCCCGTAGATACCAGTGCGAGGATGTTTTATCGCAAAGCTCTTTCCGCCATGGTCGCCACTGGAGCTTCGGCGGTACTCATCACGGGTTTTCCAGTATTAGTTAAAGCTTCTAATCCAATATTGCCAGATGCTTCTATGACTGTGGCGGGGCTAATTTTGGCGGTTACCCTTACTAGGGCCCCCATCTTGGTTCCGCTGCAGCGTTTCCAATCAGCGCTGGTAGTGCGCTGTATAGCCGCACTTAACCAGGGGCTGCATCCGGTGCGGGCCTTAGTTTTTCCAGCGGCTTTAACTTTGGCAGCTGGTTTGTTGGGTGGTGTAGCGGCAGCAATTTTAGGGCCGTGGATTATTGCTACTTTTTTTGGGCCAGAATTAGTGGTTCCGGGGATGATTTTGGGAGTTTTAACTTTGGCTTCAGCAGCTACTGGCGGGCTGATTATGACTGGTGCCGCCGCCTTAGCTGCTGATAAGCACGGGCGTTATATTGCTGGTTGGGTGATTTCTACTGCGGTAGCTTTTGCGGTGTTATTGCTACCACTTAGTTTGGATCGCGCAGTATGTTTGGCTTTAATTATGGGGCCGGTGGCGGGAGCACTTATACATTTAGTGGGATTGCGGCGCCCGCCGGCTAATAGCAAGGTTGCGGCCAGCACGTAAGATCATCTTTATGAGCGGCACCGATACTAATCCCACTTTAAGCGTTTTGCTTAGCTATTATCACGGCACCCGGGCGGCAGATCTGCAGGCAGCTTTGGAATCTTTGGCGCAGCAGACTCGCCCGGCTGATCAAATTGTGATTGTAGAAGATGGGCCCAGTCCGGCAGAGTTGCGCAAAATTGCCGCATCTTATGCCGATGAGCTGGTTATTCTGCCTGAAAATCAGGGATTAGGTGCCGCCCTGGCAAAGGGGGCTGATGCAGTTACTAGTACTTGGTTGGCGCGCTTGGATTCAGATGATTTAGCCAGCCCGGAGCGTTTTGCCACCCAGCTGGAATTCTTGGCCACGCACCCAGAAGTAGATGTTTTAGGTACTGCTGTTGGCGAATTTGACGATGCCACCTACTTAACTACTGGTTCTTTGGAAAAAGCCGCTGGCAAAATTCGGCGCCTACCCACCACGCACCCAGAAATTGGGCAATATTTGAAGATTAATTCCCCAGTTAATCACCCTTCGGTAATGCTGCGCTTAAGTGAATTAGAGCGCGTCGGGGGCTATCAGCCACTCCACCATATGGAGGATTATTATCTGTGGGCGCGCCTATATGCGGCCGGGGCAAAATTTTATAATCTGCCACAAGCTTTGACTTGGTTCCGGACATCGCAAGCCCAGGTGGCGCGCAGGCAGCGTGGAATGTTCCAGGCGGAACGGCAAATGCAACGCAAACTGGTGGGTTTGGGGATAGTGAGCCGGCCGCGAGCAATTGGTAATTTATTGCTACGCAGCATTTATA contains:
- a CDS encoding succinate dehydrogenase/fumarate reductase iron-sulfur subunit, which gives rise to MKLHLEIWRQAGPTQEGAFETVEVNDAVKQMSILELLDHINTKIIEEGKEPFAFASDCREGICGTCGLMVNGRPHGAGKNAPACEQRLVNYKDGDTLRIEPFRSAAYPVIKDMVVDRSALDRVLQQGGYISVEAGTAPDADTLHLNHETAELSLDHAACIGCGACVAACPNGAAHLFTGAKLTHLSLLPLGKEERGKRARKMVDEMETNFGHCSLYGECADVCPAGIPLSAVAAVTRERARAALLNKAN
- a CDS encoding alpha/beta hydrolase; translation: MSAGFCNITPEPAHKPGEAPILMNSAKALRHCIATLGAFATVAVLSCALPTPPASAAAHPAAHPAALPAAHPAPAAAAAVAPATAEPPAWQKLVAAHPQAEVVHVFSQAMHRPIPVALLKAAPGAPTLYVLNGADGGQGQANWIDQTDILDFYANKGLNVVIVMAGQHSYYADWEQPSEVLGGPQKWETFLTAELPGVIEKQAQAGPKRAILGMSMSATSALVLAEQHPGLYQAVASFSGCAATTSPEGIAAVMLTTGAGKADAVQMWGQPGSAQWWRHDAVHNAEKLRGIPLYISSGSGLAGENDLLGGPYLRNFPLAKALGFAINTTTAGGAIEAVTNKCTHDLAAKLGRLDIPAEFNFRAAGTHSWGYWQDDLRKSWPIIAGGLGLQ
- a CDS encoding fumarate reductase/succinate dehydrogenase flavoprotein subunit; its protein translation is MSTHTDTVSRPDFVAPATVAPGVSIGKVLDSNEPKGVPTKDMWQYQKDHMELVSPLNRRKFEVLIVGTGLSGGAAAAALGELGYNVKVFTYHDAPRRAHSIAAQGGVNSARGKKVDNDSAYRHVKDTVKGGDYRGRESDCWRLAYESVRVIDHMNAIGAPFAREYGGTLATRSFGGVQVSRTYYTRGQTGQQLQLAAAAALQRQIHLGSVEIFTHNDLQDFVITEEDGKKRVRGIVTRNLINGELQAFTGHAVVLCTGGYGNVYGMTTLAINSNASAMVRAYQSGAYMASPSFIQFHPTGLPINADWQSKTILMSESLRNDGRIWTPKKKGDDRDPLSIPEDERDYFLERRYPAFGNLVPRDVASRAISQQINAGYGIGPLHNSAYLDFRDAFERLGVKAIDERYSNLFRMYQAAIGEDPHKTPMRIAPTVHFTMGGLWTDFNEMTSVEGLFAAGECSWTYHGANRLGANSLLSASVDGWFTLPFTVPNYLARHLNEPVLPLDDSAVAEAMDRSRTRIDKLMNTHGSDPHGPDYYHIKLGDLLYKHCGVAREEDLMREGIEKIRELRAEFEENVRIPGSDKEMNQVLERALRIQDYMELAELMCVDALDRDESCGAHYRLDHLSEEGEAERDDANWCFISAWEDAGDGKFIRHAEPLYFESIPLQTRNYK
- the lpdA gene encoding dihydrolipoyl dehydrogenase, coding for MNNHFDVVVLGAGPGGYVAAIRAAQLGKKVAVVEKQYWGGVCLNVGCIPSKALLKNAELAYIFNKEASLFGISGDAKFDFGAAHARSRKVSSGIVKGVHYLMKKNKITEINGLGSFVDAHSITITEGEDAGKTITFDDVIIATGSVVRTLPGVEFSKNVVSYEEQILNPEAPRSMVIVGGGAIGMEFAYVLANYGVELTLVEFMDRVLPNEEPEVSKEIAKAYKKLGVKLMTATKTTAVRDLGHAVEVDIESKDGSKRETLTVDRVLVSVGFAPRVEGFGLENTGVKLTDRGAIAIDERMRTNVEHIYAIGDVTAKLQLAHVAEAQGVVAAETIAGAETLELGDYMMMPRATFCNPQVASFGYTEAAAKEKFAGREIKTAVFPFSANGKAVGMGEPQGFAKVIVDAEYGELIGAHLVGANVSEMLAELTLAQRFDLTAEEIGRNVHIHPTMSEAIKEAAEGTMGHMINF
- a CDS encoding succinate dehydrogenase cytochrome b subunit; the protein is MTVRNPDREAIRHGKITEEPIRPQRGMPAWAIKLGMAITGLMFGGFLVAHMVGNLKIYLPDHGDTPAIDEYGHFLRELGTPLFPEESILWFLRIILLAALIFHIYGAFALHGRSRNFRGKFRRTDLMGGLNSFATRTMLVTGLVLLAFIIFHILDLTMGVQPAAPETFAHGEIYNNMLATFSRWPVTIWYMVAMLAMFLHLTHGIVLACSDLGITGHRTRAAITAIAYALPAIVLVGNIIMPLSIALGWLS